One window of the Deferribacterota bacterium genome contains the following:
- the atpH gene encoding ATP synthase F1 subunit delta has protein sequence MNFNSLVKKYGDSFFSVAKQENCLDSLLENYKNFMIFLEYSKYINEIFISPVISKKEKLDLLEDIVKLVGYDTLFYNFLRILILNNRFKYLTGIYDYILYLNNEYNNILVAIAIFAYKPTDEIINRLKDRLSSISGYSKVELELKINKNIIGGFIVKYKDIIIDASIECALQNLVNKVGGVV, from the coding sequence ATGAACTTTAATAGTCTTGTCAAGAAATATGGAGACTCTTTTTTTAGCGTTGCAAAACAAGAAAACTGTTTAGATAGTTTGTTAGAGAATTATAAGAATTTTATGATTTTTTTAGAATATTCTAAATATATTAATGAAATTTTTATCTCACCTGTTATATCGAAAAAAGAAAAACTTGATTTATTAGAAGATATTGTAAAGCTTGTAGGTTATGATACATTATTTTACAATTTTTTAAGAATATTAATTTTAAACAATAGATTTAAATATTTAACGGGTATTTACGATTATATTTTATATTTAAATAATGAATATAATAATATATTAGTTGCAATTGCTATCTTTGCCTATAAGCCAACAGATGAGATAATTAATAGATTAAAGGATAGATTATCATCTATTTCAGGTTATAGTAAAGTTGAGTTAGAATTAAAAATAAACAAGAATATTATAGGTGGTTTTATTGTTAAGTATAAGGATATTATTATAGATGCAAGTATAGAGTGTGCACTTCAGAATTTAGTAAATAAAGTTGG
- a CDS encoding ATP synthase F0 subunit B — translation MKNKLIIIILFIIIPLTLLASEGNTHEISTLIWRILTFLIFIWLLYKFIKTPLIDFINNRVMEVKKRLVGLNEENSKLKEELDSADKMLKGVDSEIEELKTRFRESIEKEREAILEEGERQLEKLRKSAEKAIELEIRKAEIKLINQILQKSIEQSKKDILEKLDVKLHNQINLNRVERISEYEL, via the coding sequence ATGAAAAATAAACTGATTATAATTATTTTATTTATAATAATACCATTAACATTGTTAGCTAGCGAGGGCAATACCCATGAAATTAGCACCTTAATCTGGAGAATTCTAACCTTTTTAATATTTATATGGTTACTGTATAAGTTTATAAAGACTCCACTAATAGATTTTATTAACAATAGGGTTATGGAGGTTAAGAAAAGGTTAGTAGGTTTAAATGAAGAGAATAGCAAATTAAAAGAAGAGCTTGATTCAGCAGATAAGATGCTAAAGGGTGTTGATAGTGAGATAGAAGAATTAAAAACTAGGTTTAGAGAATCCATTGAAAAGGAGAGAGAGGCAATCTTAGAAGAAGGTGAGAGACAGCTTGAAAAGCTTAGAAAATCAGCGGAAAAAGCTATTGAACTTGAGATTAGAAAAGCTGAAATAAAGTTAATTAATCAAATACTTCAGAAATCTATTGAACAGTCAAAGAAAGATATTCTAGAGAAACTAGATGTGAAATTACATAACCAAATAAATCTTAATCGAGTAGAAAGGATTAGTGAGTATGAACTTTAA